A genomic region of Clavibacter michiganensis subsp. insidiosus contains the following coding sequences:
- a CDS encoding ABC transporter permease — translation MPDAVPASAPPGAQPKARKQGIGLGQYILIRAVLIIPTVLILVTLVFFLMRIVGDPISAAVGDRLTPEQLQERLATAGFDRPIIVQYLEYLGQIATGDFGRSLTDNRLISEVLLQYGSATLELVVYSLIVAFLIGIPLGLVAAYFKDRTPDAVLRILAILAYATPVFFAGLLLKLVFSVWLGILPLSGRADTRVEVALGRLDNPTGIYLIDALRLGSPTAVSDVLEHAVLPALALGLLTAGIFLRLVRTNVISTLGTEYVDAARSRGVGEFRLTTRHALKPALIPIITVVGLQIAVMLGGAVLTETTFEWRGLGFQLAQYLAARDFVAVQGIVALLAVIVAVTNFIVDVIAALIDPRVRY, via the coding sequence ATCCCGGACGCCGTACCCGCGTCCGCGCCCCCCGGGGCGCAGCCCAAGGCCCGGAAGCAGGGGATCGGGCTCGGCCAGTACATCCTCATCCGCGCCGTGCTCATCATCCCGACCGTGCTCATCCTCGTGACGCTGGTCTTCTTCCTCATGCGCATCGTGGGCGACCCGATCTCCGCCGCCGTGGGCGACCGCCTCACCCCGGAGCAGCTGCAGGAGCGCCTCGCGACCGCCGGGTTCGACCGGCCGATCATCGTCCAGTACCTCGAGTACCTCGGCCAGATCGCCACGGGCGACTTCGGCCGCTCGCTCACCGACAACCGGCTCATCAGCGAGGTGCTGCTGCAGTACGGCTCGGCCACGCTCGAGCTCGTCGTCTACTCGCTCATCGTCGCGTTCCTCATCGGGATCCCGCTCGGCCTCGTCGCCGCCTACTTCAAGGACCGCACGCCCGACGCAGTGCTGCGGATCCTCGCGATCCTCGCCTACGCGACGCCCGTCTTCTTCGCGGGCCTGCTGCTGAAGCTCGTCTTCTCCGTCTGGCTCGGGATCCTGCCGCTGTCGGGCCGCGCGGACACGCGCGTCGAGGTCGCCCTCGGCCGGCTGGACAACCCGACCGGCATCTACCTGATCGACGCGCTCCGCCTCGGCAGCCCCACCGCCGTGAGCGACGTCCTCGAGCACGCGGTGCTCCCGGCGCTCGCGCTGGGCCTCCTCACGGCGGGCATCTTCCTGCGGCTCGTGCGCACCAACGTCATCTCCACGCTCGGCACGGAGTACGTGGACGCGGCGCGCTCCCGCGGCGTCGGCGAGTTCCGGCTCACCACCCGGCACGCGCTGAAGCCCGCGCTCATCCCGATCATCACCGTGGTGGGCCTGCAGATCGCCGTGATGCTCGGCGGGGCGGTGCTCACCGAGACCACGTTCGAGTGGAGGGGCCTCGGCTTCCAGCTCGCGCAGTACCTGGCGGCGCGCGACTTCGTGGCCGTGCAGGGCATCGTGGCGCTCCTGGCCGTGATCGTCGCGGTCACCAACTTCATCGTCGACGTCATCGCGGCGCTCATCGACCCGCGAGTGAGGTACTGA
- a CDS encoding ABC transporter substrate-binding protein produces MTSAFTRRSRVLLATAGFSAAALVLAGCSGGSGDPLAEDGASGGGSIVVGTTDKVLSLDPAGSYDNGSFAVQNQVYPFLFNSPYGSPDVEPDLAVSGEYTSPNEFTVELKPDLKFANGHALTASDVKFTFDRIATIAANGADNGNGPSSLLANVESVAAPDDTTVVFTLKTANDQTFEQVLSSPAGPIVDEEVFPVDALADPAAIVAANAFAGQYVITDFQLNQLVAYAPNADYQGVLPKAANGGVTARYYADETTMKLAVQNGEIDVAGRSLGATDIADLKKDDSVQVIEGPGGEIRYITFNLNTQPFGKTTGEADEAKALAVRQAAADLVDREELSTQVYNGTYTPLYSYVADGLSGANEALKGIYGDGNGGPDADKAAKALADAGVQTPVALQLQFNPDHYGAGSDDEYALIKQQLEATGLFQVNLQSTIWDQYSKARVNDEYPAYQLGWFPDYSDADNYLTPFFSPQSFVKNHYDNATVTDLITQQLSEADSTKRAEIIGQIQDDVAADLPTLPLLQGSQVAVAGKDVTGVTLDASFKFRYAPIAKG; encoded by the coding sequence ATGACGTCCGCATTCACCCGGCGCTCACGCGTCCTGCTCGCCACGGCCGGATTCTCCGCCGCGGCCCTTGTCCTCGCCGGCTGCTCCGGCGGATCCGGCGACCCGCTCGCCGAGGACGGCGCGTCCGGCGGCGGATCCATCGTCGTCGGCACGACGGACAAGGTCCTCTCGCTCGACCCGGCCGGCTCCTACGACAACGGCTCGTTCGCGGTGCAGAACCAGGTCTACCCGTTCCTGTTCAACAGCCCCTACGGCAGCCCGGACGTCGAGCCCGACCTCGCCGTCTCCGGCGAGTACACCTCGCCCAACGAGTTCACGGTCGAGCTGAAGCCCGACCTGAAGTTCGCGAACGGCCACGCGCTCACCGCGAGCGACGTCAAGTTCACGTTCGACCGCATCGCGACCATCGCGGCCAACGGCGCCGACAACGGCAACGGCCCCTCGTCGCTCCTCGCCAACGTCGAGTCCGTCGCGGCGCCGGACGACACCACCGTCGTCTTCACGCTCAAGACCGCCAACGACCAGACGTTCGAGCAGGTGCTCTCCAGCCCCGCCGGCCCCATCGTCGACGAGGAGGTCTTCCCGGTCGACGCGCTGGCCGACCCGGCCGCCATCGTCGCGGCGAACGCCTTCGCGGGCCAGTACGTCATCACCGACTTCCAGCTCAACCAGCTCGTCGCCTACGCGCCGAACGCCGACTACCAGGGCGTCCTGCCGAAGGCCGCGAACGGCGGCGTGACCGCGCGCTACTACGCGGACGAGACCACCATGAAGCTCGCCGTGCAGAACGGCGAGATCGACGTCGCAGGACGCTCGCTCGGCGCGACCGACATCGCGGACCTCAAGAAGGACGACTCCGTCCAGGTCATCGAGGGCCCCGGCGGCGAGATCCGCTACATCACCTTCAACCTGAACACGCAGCCCTTCGGCAAGACCACGGGCGAGGCCGACGAGGCCAAGGCCCTCGCCGTACGCCAGGCGGCCGCCGACCTCGTCGACCGCGAGGAGCTGTCGACCCAGGTCTACAACGGCACCTACACGCCGCTCTACTCCTACGTGGCCGACGGCCTCTCCGGCGCCAACGAGGCGCTCAAGGGCATCTACGGCGACGGGAACGGCGGGCCGGACGCGGACAAGGCCGCGAAGGCCCTGGCCGACGCCGGCGTGCAGACGCCCGTCGCGCTGCAGCTCCAGTTCAACCCGGACCACTACGGCGCCGGCTCGGACGACGAGTACGCGCTCATCAAGCAGCAGCTCGAGGCGACCGGCCTGTTCCAGGTCAACCTGCAGTCCACGATCTGGGACCAGTACAGCAAGGCCCGCGTCAACGACGAGTACCCGGCGTACCAGCTCGGCTGGTTCCCCGACTACTCCGACGCGGACAACTACCTCACGCCGTTCTTCTCCCCGCAGTCCTTCGTGAAGAACCACTACGACAACGCCACCGTGACGGACCTCATCACGCAGCAGCTGTCGGAGGCTGACTCCACGAAGCGCGCCGAGATCATCGGCCAGATCCAGGACGACGTCGCCGCCGACCTGCCGACCCTGCCCCTGCTCCAGGGCTCGCAGGTCGCGGTGGCCGGCAAGGACGTAACGGGCGTGACGCTCGACGCCTCCTTCAAGTTCCGCTACGCCCCGATCGCCAAGGGCTGA
- the dnaG gene encoding DNA primase: protein MALIRKSDIDEVRSRVNLGDVVGEYVTLKSAGVGSLKGLCPFHDERTPSFHVRPQVGFYHCFGCGEGGDVYTFLQRMDHVTFAEAVERMAQRIGYQLHYEDGQAATDQGNRSRLLGANEAAAEFFVEQLGSEEAEIGRTFLGERGFDQGAAQRFGVGFAPQSWDALSSHLKAKGYTEAELVTAGLLSQGDRGAYDRFRGRLVWPIRDLTGSTVGFGARRLREDDKGPKYLNTPETPVYHKSSVLYGLDLAKRDVSRGRQVVVVEGYTDVMACHLAGITTAVATCGTSFGVDHIKVLRRVLGDDSGLGEVVFTFDPDAAGQKAAMRAFSEERRFAAQTYVAVGPEGLDPCDLRLTRGDDAVRRMIQGKKPMFEFAIKQILADHDLDTVEGRVAALRAAAPVVADIRDPSLRPGYARELAGWLGMDLTEVGRAVQTAGRSMPADGADRSGGSPQGRHAQGGHGPDDDGAGDASRSMSLMDLPTDLATRLERDALMAMLQHPELVGNDLVMRAAQVTFVNESLAVVRDGVIGSMDALGGADWLSRVALEVPESFATLVKQLGVAPLPNRGDADKLAVYVKGVTAELVGRDLLRRKADLIGRLQRTDATHERERYQEIQRELMQVEAERRALRE, encoded by the coding sequence ATGGCCCTGATCCGCAAGAGCGACATCGACGAGGTCCGCTCCCGGGTCAACCTGGGCGACGTGGTGGGGGAGTACGTCACCCTCAAGTCCGCCGGGGTCGGGTCGCTCAAGGGCCTCTGCCCCTTCCACGACGAGCGCACCCCGAGCTTCCACGTGCGGCCGCAGGTCGGCTTCTACCACTGCTTCGGCTGCGGCGAGGGCGGCGACGTCTACACGTTCCTCCAGCGCATGGACCACGTGACCTTCGCCGAGGCCGTGGAGCGCATGGCGCAGCGCATCGGCTACCAGCTGCACTACGAGGACGGCCAGGCCGCCACCGACCAGGGCAACCGCTCCCGGCTCCTCGGCGCCAACGAGGCGGCCGCGGAGTTCTTCGTCGAGCAGCTCGGATCCGAGGAGGCGGAGATCGGCCGCACCTTCCTCGGGGAGCGCGGATTCGACCAGGGCGCGGCGCAGCGCTTCGGCGTCGGCTTCGCCCCGCAGAGCTGGGACGCGCTCTCGTCGCACCTGAAGGCCAAGGGCTACACGGAGGCCGAGCTCGTGACCGCCGGCCTCCTCAGCCAGGGCGACCGCGGCGCCTACGACCGGTTCCGCGGCCGGCTGGTGTGGCCCATCCGCGACCTCACGGGATCCACCGTCGGCTTCGGCGCGCGCCGCCTCCGCGAGGACGACAAGGGCCCCAAGTACCTCAACACCCCCGAGACGCCCGTGTACCACAAGAGCTCCGTGCTCTACGGGCTCGACCTCGCCAAGCGCGACGTGAGCCGCGGCCGCCAGGTCGTCGTGGTCGAGGGGTACACCGACGTCATGGCGTGCCACCTCGCGGGCATCACGACGGCCGTCGCCACGTGCGGCACCTCGTTCGGCGTCGACCACATCAAGGTGCTCCGCCGCGTGCTCGGCGACGACAGCGGCCTCGGCGAGGTCGTCTTCACCTTCGACCCCGACGCCGCAGGCCAGAAGGCCGCCATGCGCGCGTTCTCCGAGGAGCGGCGCTTCGCCGCCCAGACCTACGTCGCGGTCGGGCCCGAGGGGCTGGATCCCTGCGACCTCCGCCTCACCCGCGGCGACGACGCCGTGCGCCGCATGATCCAGGGCAAGAAGCCCATGTTCGAGTTCGCGATCAAGCAGATCCTCGCCGACCACGACCTCGACACCGTCGAGGGCCGCGTCGCCGCGCTCCGGGCGGCGGCCCCCGTCGTCGCCGACATCCGCGACCCGTCGCTGCGCCCCGGCTACGCGCGCGAGCTCGCGGGCTGGCTCGGCATGGACCTCACCGAGGTCGGCCGCGCCGTCCAGACCGCCGGCCGCAGCATGCCCGCCGACGGAGCCGACCGCTCGGGCGGGTCGCCGCAGGGCCGTCACGCGCAGGGCGGGCACGGCCCGGACGACGACGGCGCGGGCGACGCGTCCCGCTCGATGTCGCTCATGGACCTGCCCACCGACCTGGCCACCCGACTCGAGCGCGACGCCCTCATGGCGATGCTGCAGCACCCCGAGCTCGTGGGGAACGACCTCGTCATGCGCGCAGCGCAGGTCACGTTCGTCAACGAGAGCCTCGCGGTCGTCCGCGACGGCGTCATCGGGAGCATGGACGCCCTCGGGGGCGCGGACTGGCTGTCGCGCGTGGCCCTCGAGGTCCCCGAGTCGTTCGCGACGCTCGTGAAGCAGCTCGGGGTCGCGCCGCTGCCGAACCGGGGCGACGCCGACAAGCTCGCCGTCTACGTGAAGGGCGTCACGGCGGAGCTCGTCGGGCGCGACCTGCTGCGCCGCAAGGCCGACCTCATCGGGCGGCTGCAGCGCACCGACGCGACACATGAGCGCGAGCGGTACCAGGAGATCCAGCGCGAGCTGATGCAGGTCGAGGCCGAGCGCCGCGCGCTCCGCGAATAG
- a CDS encoding deoxyguanosinetriphosphate triphosphohydrolase has protein sequence MAVESTTTRSTYSETDAQRWYPEQHSSRRSDFARDRARLLHSSALRRLAAKTQVLSPMAGLDFARNRLTHSLEVAQVGRELASSLDLDPDVVDTACLAHDIGHPPFGHNGERALNDWASDIGGFEGNAQTLRLLTRLEPKVIGPEGRPYGLNLTRASLDASCKYPWPSSQSVPDPSGRGKFGFYDDDVAAFEWLREGAPTGRRCIEAEVMDLSDDIAYSVHDFEDAIVGGYVDVRALGARVDHEELVDSMVAWIGGAHSHEELIQAFDRLDSLDVWVDEYDGGRGAQAALKDLTSQLIGRFAGAATQLTRATHTDRSLIRFGAHVVVPRAIQAEIAVLKGIVAAFVMSKNTRQPIYARQREVLAGLADALHARGADELDPGFAGDWREARDDGARKRVIVDQVASLTDQSAISWYERLCARPVF, from the coding sequence GTGGCGGTTGAGAGCACGACGACGAGGTCCACGTACAGCGAGACCGACGCCCAGCGCTGGTACCCGGAGCAGCACTCCTCGAGGCGGAGCGACTTCGCGCGCGACCGCGCCCGGCTCCTCCACTCCAGCGCGCTTCGCCGCCTGGCCGCCAAGACGCAGGTGCTGAGCCCCATGGCCGGGCTCGACTTCGCGCGCAACCGCCTCACGCACTCCCTCGAGGTGGCGCAGGTGGGCCGCGAGTTGGCCTCCAGCCTCGACCTGGATCCCGACGTGGTCGACACCGCGTGCCTCGCGCACGACATCGGCCACCCGCCCTTCGGCCACAACGGCGAGCGGGCCCTCAACGACTGGGCCTCCGACATCGGCGGCTTCGAGGGCAACGCGCAGACGCTGCGCCTGCTCACGCGGCTCGAGCCCAAGGTCATCGGGCCGGAGGGACGGCCCTACGGGCTCAACCTCACGCGCGCCAGCCTCGACGCGAGCTGCAAGTACCCGTGGCCGAGCTCGCAGTCGGTGCCCGACCCCTCGGGCCGCGGCAAGTTCGGCTTCTACGACGACGACGTGGCCGCCTTCGAGTGGCTGCGCGAGGGCGCGCCCACGGGCCGCCGCTGCATCGAGGCGGAGGTCATGGACCTCAGCGACGACATCGCCTACTCCGTGCACGACTTCGAGGACGCCATCGTCGGCGGCTACGTCGACGTGCGCGCGCTCGGCGCGCGGGTCGACCACGAGGAGCTCGTCGACTCGATGGTCGCGTGGATCGGCGGCGCCCACTCGCACGAGGAGCTCATCCAGGCGTTCGACCGGCTCGACTCGCTCGACGTGTGGGTCGACGAGTACGACGGCGGCCGCGGCGCGCAGGCGGCGCTCAAGGACCTCACGAGCCAGCTCATCGGGCGGTTCGCGGGCGCTGCCACGCAGCTCACGCGGGCCACGCACACCGACCGCAGCCTCATCCGCTTCGGCGCCCACGTCGTCGTGCCGCGCGCCATCCAGGCGGAGATCGCCGTGCTCAAGGGCATCGTCGCGGCCTTCGTGATGTCGAAGAACACGCGCCAGCCCATCTACGCCCGTCAGCGCGAGGTGCTCGCCGGCCTCGCCGACGCGCTGCACGCGCGCGGCGCCGACGAGCTCGACCCGGGCTTCGCGGGCGACTGGCGCGAGGCCCGAGACGACGGCGCGCGCAAGCGCGTCATCGTCGACCAGGTCGCCAGCCTCACCGACCAGTCGGCCATCTCCTGGTACGAGCGCCTGTGCGCCAGGCCGGTCTTCTGA
- the dusB gene encoding tRNA dihydrouridine synthase DusB, whose amino-acid sequence MSSPTLAPVPSAADAPGAPAPAAEPALRIGGIPLDVPVVLAPMAGITNTAFRRLCREFGAGLYVSEMITSRALVERTPESMRLITHHPSEKVRSIQLYGVDPKTVREAVTMLVAEDRADHIDLNFGCPVAKVTRKGGGAALPWKLGLFTDIVEGAVKAAGDIPLTVKMRKGIDADHLTYLEAGRAAEGAGVASIALHARTASDYYSGHADWSAIATLKQAIESVPVLGNGDIWAAEDAIRMMDETGADGVVVGRGCLGRPWLFGDLAAAFHARASGLDPADTPRAHPSQGQVADTFRRHVELLAEFFESEERGCRDARKHVAWYFKGYPVGGDLRAALASASSLEEIDGLLATLDRDQPYPGAGAEGARGRQGSMKRTALPDRWLESRDIDAQDAMEIADGEIHNSGG is encoded by the coding sequence ATGTCCTCTCCGACCCTCGCCCCCGTCCCCTCCGCGGCCGACGCTCCCGGCGCGCCCGCGCCCGCCGCCGAGCCCGCCCTCCGCATCGGCGGCATCCCGCTCGACGTCCCCGTGGTGCTCGCCCCCATGGCGGGCATCACCAACACGGCGTTCCGGCGCCTGTGCCGCGAGTTCGGCGCCGGCCTGTACGTCAGCGAGATGATCACGAGCCGCGCCCTCGTCGAGCGCACGCCCGAGTCCATGCGGCTCATCACGCACCACCCGTCGGAGAAGGTGCGCTCCATCCAGCTCTACGGGGTGGATCCGAAGACCGTCCGCGAGGCCGTCACCATGCTCGTCGCGGAGGACCGCGCCGACCACATCGACCTGAACTTCGGCTGCCCGGTCGCCAAGGTCACGCGCAAGGGCGGCGGAGCGGCCCTCCCGTGGAAGCTCGGGCTCTTCACCGACATCGTCGAGGGCGCCGTGAAGGCCGCGGGCGACATCCCCCTCACGGTCAAGATGCGCAAGGGCATCGACGCCGACCACCTCACCTACCTCGAGGCCGGGCGCGCCGCCGAGGGCGCGGGCGTCGCGTCCATCGCGCTGCACGCGCGCACGGCGAGCGACTACTACAGCGGCCACGCCGACTGGTCGGCCATCGCGACGCTCAAGCAGGCCATCGAGAGCGTGCCCGTGCTCGGCAACGGCGACATCTGGGCGGCGGAGGACGCCATCCGGATGATGGACGAGACGGGCGCCGACGGCGTCGTCGTCGGCCGCGGCTGCCTCGGCCGGCCCTGGCTCTTCGGCGACCTCGCGGCCGCGTTCCACGCGCGCGCCTCCGGCCTCGATCCCGCCGACACACCCCGTGCGCACCCGTCGCAGGGCCAGGTCGCCGATACGTTCCGCCGCCACGTCGAGCTCCTCGCCGAGTTCTTCGAGAGCGAGGAGCGCGGCTGCCGCGACGCGCGCAAGCACGTCGCCTGGTACTTCAAGGGCTACCCCGTCGGCGGCGACCTGCGGGCCGCGCTCGCGTCGGCGTCCTCGCTGGAGGAGATCGACGGCCTGCTCGCCACGCTCGATCGCGACCAGCCCTACCCGGGCGCCGGGGCCGAGGGCGCGCGCGGCCGCCAGGGCAGCATGAAGCGCACGGCGCTGCCGGACCGGTGGCTCGAGAGCCGCGACATCGACGCGCAGGATGCGATGGAGATCGCGGACGGGGAGATCCACAACAGTGGCGGTTGA
- a CDS encoding DsbA family oxidoreductase has translation MTDSSAPALPAIRVDVWSDIACPWCYVGKRRFEAGARAFAERTPGAPDIELTYRSFELAPDTPVDFQGTEVDFLAGHKGIPADRVATMLEDMTRLAAAEGLAYDYDALQHTNTVLAHELLHLARVRGVQLEMVERLLKAYFTEGRHVGRVPDLVELAVEVGLDADEAREALESHRHLDDVRADQAQALAYGIQGVPFFVIDERFGISGAQDPQVFASALGEALAARDGDTVRVVAGEESAR, from the coding sequence GTGACCGACTCCTCCGCCCCCGCCCTGCCCGCCATCCGCGTCGACGTCTGGTCGGACATCGCGTGCCCGTGGTGCTACGTCGGCAAGCGCCGCTTCGAGGCCGGCGCGCGCGCCTTCGCCGAGCGGACGCCGGGTGCGCCGGACATCGAGCTCACCTACCGCTCCTTCGAGCTCGCGCCCGACACCCCGGTCGACTTCCAGGGCACCGAGGTCGACTTCCTCGCGGGCCACAAGGGCATCCCGGCCGACCGCGTCGCGACGATGCTCGAGGACATGACCCGGCTCGCCGCCGCCGAGGGCCTCGCCTACGACTACGACGCGCTGCAGCACACCAACACCGTGCTCGCGCATGAGCTGCTGCACCTGGCGCGCGTCCGCGGCGTGCAGCTCGAGATGGTGGAGCGGCTGCTGAAGGCGTACTTCACCGAGGGGCGCCACGTGGGCCGCGTGCCGGATCTCGTCGAGCTCGCGGTCGAGGTCGGCCTCGACGCGGATGAGGCGCGCGAGGCCCTGGAGTCGCACCGGCACCTCGACGACGTGCGCGCCGACCAGGCGCAGGCGCTCGCCTACGGGATCCAGGGCGTGCCCTTCTTCGTGATCGACGAGCGCTTCGGCATCTCCGGCGCGCAGGACCCGCAGGTGTTCGCCTCCGCCCTCGGCGAGGCGCTGGCCGCGCGCGACGGCGACACCGTCCGCGTCGTCGCCGGCGAGGAGTCGGCCCGATGA
- a CDS encoding aminoacyl-tRNA deacylase, with protein MSDTSPSPARPASDDAAPRGRARVLAHAARLGIDVEVVERPDASSLEEAAAGLGIAPAHLVKSLVVKRHDGALLIALVPGDRQISWAKLRALVGVNKLSMPAPEVALQATGYERGTITPLGADGDLPVYADERIAGRRIGMGGGEHGVSALVDADALVAALGATVGDITDELTIRRP; from the coding sequence ATGTCCGACACCTCCCCGTCCCCCGCCCGTCCCGCATCCGACGACGCCGCTCCCCGCGGCCGCGCCCGCGTGCTCGCGCACGCCGCCCGCCTCGGGATCGACGTCGAGGTCGTCGAGCGCCCCGACGCCTCCTCGCTCGAGGAGGCGGCGGCGGGCCTCGGCATCGCGCCGGCCCACCTCGTGAAGTCCCTCGTGGTGAAGCGCCACGACGGCGCCCTCCTCATCGCGCTCGTGCCGGGCGACCGGCAGATCAGCTGGGCGAAGCTCCGTGCGCTCGTGGGCGTGAACAAGCTGTCGATGCCCGCGCCCGAGGTCGCGCTCCAGGCGACGGGGTACGAGCGCGGCACGATCACGCCGCTCGGCGCCGACGGCGACCTGCCCGTCTACGCGGACGAGCGGATCGCGGGTCGACGCATCGGCATGGGCGGCGGCGAGCACGGCGTCTCGGCCCTCGTGGACGCGGACGCGCTCGTGGCCGCGCTCGGCGCGACCGTCGGCGACATCACGGACGAACTGACGATCCGCCGCCCCTGA
- a CDS encoding glycine--tRNA ligase, with protein sequence MATPSRLDPVINLAKRRGFVFQAGEIYGGSRSAWDYGPLGVALKENIKRQWWQTMVNGRDDVVGLDSSVILPRRVWEASGHVEVFSDPLVESLHTHKRYRADHLLEAYEAKHGHPPANGLADVNDPDTGQPGSWTEPQNFSGLLKTFLGPVDNQEGLHYLRPETAQGIFVNFANVLSAARQKPPFGIGQIGKSFRNEITPQNWIFRTREFEQMEMEFFVEPGTDAEWHQYWIDARYAWYTDLGIDPENLRLFEHPQEKLSHYSTRTVDIEYRFGFTGGAWGELEGIANRTDYDLRTHSEASGQDLSYFDQTKNERWIPYVIEPAAGLTRSMMAFLVDAYHEDEAPNAKGGVDKRTVLRLDRRLAPVKVAVLPLSRNERLSPVARELAAALRKVWNIEFDDAGAIGRRYRRQDEIGTPFCVTIDFDTLDDQAVTVRERDTMAQERIPLDQLMAYLAGQLIGA encoded by the coding sequence GTGGCAACCCCCTCGCGTCTCGACCCGGTCATCAACCTCGCCAAGCGGCGCGGGTTCGTCTTCCAGGCGGGTGAGATCTACGGCGGCTCGCGCTCCGCGTGGGACTACGGGCCGCTCGGCGTGGCGCTGAAGGAGAACATCAAGCGCCAGTGGTGGCAGACCATGGTCAACGGCCGCGACGACGTCGTGGGCCTCGACTCCTCGGTCATCCTGCCCCGCCGCGTGTGGGAGGCGTCCGGCCACGTCGAGGTCTTCAGCGACCCGCTCGTCGAGTCGCTGCACACGCACAAGCGCTACCGCGCCGACCACCTGCTCGAGGCATACGAGGCCAAGCACGGCCACCCGCCGGCCAACGGCCTCGCCGACGTCAACGACCCGGACACCGGCCAGCCCGGATCCTGGACCGAGCCGCAGAACTTCTCGGGCCTCCTCAAGACCTTCCTCGGCCCGGTCGACAACCAGGAGGGCCTGCACTACCTCCGCCCCGAGACCGCGCAGGGCATCTTCGTCAACTTCGCCAACGTCCTCAGCGCCGCGCGCCAGAAGCCGCCGTTCGGCATCGGCCAGATCGGCAAGAGCTTCCGCAACGAGATCACGCCGCAGAACTGGATCTTCCGCACGCGCGAGTTCGAGCAGATGGAGATGGAGTTCTTCGTCGAGCCCGGCACCGACGCCGAGTGGCACCAGTACTGGATCGACGCCCGCTACGCCTGGTACACCGACCTCGGCATCGACCCCGAGAACCTGCGCCTCTTCGAGCACCCGCAGGAGAAGCTCTCGCACTACTCCACCCGCACGGTCGACATCGAGTACCGCTTCGGCTTCACCGGCGGCGCGTGGGGCGAGCTGGAGGGCATCGCGAACCGCACCGACTACGACCTGCGCACGCACTCCGAGGCGTCCGGCCAGGACCTCTCCTACTTCGACCAGACGAAGAACGAGCGGTGGATCCCGTACGTCATCGAGCCCGCGGCCGGCCTCACCCGGTCGATGATGGCGTTCCTGGTCGACGCGTACCACGAGGACGAGGCCCCGAACGCGAAGGGCGGCGTGGACAAGCGCACGGTCCTGCGCCTCGACCGCCGGCTCGCGCCCGTCAAGGTCGCCGTGCTGCCGCTGTCGCGCAACGAGAGGCTGTCGCCGGTGGCGCGCGAGCTCGCCGCCGCGCTGCGCAAGGTCTGGAACATCGAGTTCGACGACGCGGGCGCCATCGGCCGCCGCTACCGCCGCCAGGATGAGATCGGCACGCCGTTCTGCGTGACCATCGACTTCGACACGCTCGACGACCAGGCCGTCACGGTGCGCGAGCGCGACACCATGGCGCAGGAGCGCATCCCGCTCGACCAGCTCATGGCGTACCTGGCCGGGCAGCTCATCGGCGCCTGA